In Nocardioides sp. JQ2195, a genomic segment contains:
- a CDS encoding iron ABC transporter permease: MTLPLAGRGSWSLAGLVLVALAIGAVHVTQGTSEIGVGDLVDLALGRGDQMTRDIFIGSRLPRLLAGLVVGLAVGVSGALLQSITRNPLASPDTLAVNAGAWFAATCVAAFGITLPIFLQGGVAFLGGLVGAGIVLALSGGASGPARLVLAGSALAMALGSLTGLMLLLFEEETQSLFAWGNGNLVQISIDAPAKASVVVVAAVAVTMLLARRLDLVALGDDAASSLGVNVRLVQMAAVLLAVLLASLAVTVAGPMGFIGLCAPVLARLSGRWIPSVHRHRMFLPLSGLVGIVLVLSADVLMRLVPTGTFGPGVPTGVATTLFGAVVLIWVARSFRQGGNVPEAPSARSRTGSPFRFTPLLVVGLGLLLAATMVLGLLGGTGWTLNDEDTLLLGDVANWASGNAGLIVEFTLEERVPRLLAAVFAGAALALAGYATQAVCRNPLAEPGLLGVTAGAGVGAVLCISFVGTTALWLVNASALAGAALAFALVYVVSWRGGLDSIRLVLVGVGVAAMGQGLIAFLIIGFSPYDTQLALTWLSGSTYGRTPDQVVPLAVVVLLAFPLLLRHRGDLDVMALDDDTPRVLGVALERTRLLLLATAVVLTAASAAAIGLVAFAGLVAPHAARAVVGSRHVRVLPVAMLMGAILVGLADTLGRNVIAPDQVPAGLLTALIGTPYFVWLLWRSRA; encoded by the coding sequence GTGACCCTGCCCCTCGCCGGTCGTGGCTCCTGGAGCCTGGCTGGACTGGTGCTGGTCGCCCTGGCGATCGGCGCCGTCCACGTCACCCAGGGCACGTCCGAGATCGGGGTGGGTGACCTGGTGGATCTCGCCCTCGGGCGAGGCGACCAGATGACGCGTGACATCTTCATCGGCTCGCGGCTCCCTCGACTGCTCGCGGGCCTGGTCGTCGGGTTGGCGGTCGGCGTCTCGGGCGCCCTGCTGCAGTCGATCACCCGGAACCCGCTCGCGTCGCCGGACACCTTGGCGGTCAACGCCGGTGCCTGGTTCGCGGCCACCTGTGTGGCCGCCTTCGGCATCACCCTGCCGATCTTCCTGCAGGGGGGCGTGGCATTCCTCGGCGGGCTGGTCGGCGCCGGCATCGTGCTGGCCCTCTCCGGCGGGGCCTCCGGCCCGGCCCGCCTGGTGCTGGCCGGGTCGGCGCTGGCGATGGCGCTCGGGTCGCTCACCGGCCTGATGCTGCTGCTCTTCGAGGAGGAGACCCAGAGCCTCTTCGCCTGGGGCAACGGCAACCTGGTCCAGATCAGCATCGACGCGCCGGCCAAGGCGTCAGTGGTGGTGGTCGCGGCGGTGGCCGTGACCATGCTCCTGGCCCGCCGCCTCGACCTCGTCGCCCTCGGCGACGACGCAGCCTCCAGCCTGGGCGTCAACGTGCGACTGGTGCAGATGGCCGCCGTGCTCCTGGCCGTGCTCCTGGCCAGCCTGGCGGTCACCGTCGCCGGACCGATGGGCTTCATCGGGCTCTGCGCACCGGTGCTCGCGCGCCTCTCGGGACGCTGGATCCCGTCGGTGCACCGGCACCGGATGTTCCTTCCGCTCTCCGGCCTGGTCGGCATCGTCCTGGTCTTGTCGGCCGACGTGCTCATGCGTCTGGTGCCGACCGGGACCTTCGGGCCCGGCGTGCCGACCGGCGTCGCCACGACCCTCTTCGGCGCCGTCGTGCTGATCTGGGTCGCGCGCTCCTTCCGCCAGGGCGGCAACGTCCCGGAGGCGCCTTCCGCTCGATCACGCACCGGTTCGCCGTTCCGGTTCACCCCGCTCCTCGTCGTCGGGCTGGGCCTCCTGCTGGCCGCGACGATGGTCCTCGGCCTGCTCGGCGGCACCGGCTGGACGCTCAACGACGAGGACACCCTCCTGCTGGGCGACGTGGCCAACTGGGCGAGCGGCAACGCCGGCCTCATCGTCGAGTTCACCCTCGAGGAACGCGTACCGCGGCTCCTCGCCGCCGTCTTCGCCGGAGCGGCGCTCGCCCTGGCCGGCTACGCGACCCAGGCCGTGTGCCGCAACCCGCTGGCCGAACCCGGCCTGCTCGGTGTCACCGCCGGGGCCGGGGTGGGCGCGGTCCTGTGCATCTCCTTCGTCGGGACCACCGCGCTGTGGCTGGTCAATGCCTCCGCACTCGCCGGCGCGGCACTCGCCTTCGCGCTGGTGTACGTCGTCTCGTGGCGCGGTGGCCTCGACTCGATCCGTCTCGTGCTGGTCGGGGTCGGCGTCGCAGCGATGGGACAGGGCCTGATCGCGTTCCTCATCATCGGGTTCAGCCCCTACGACACCCAGCTGGCACTGACCTGGCTGTCGGGGTCGACCTACGGTCGTACCCCGGACCAGGTGGTGCCCCTCGCCGTCGTCGTCCTCCTGGCGTTCCCGTTGCTGCTGCGGCACCGCGGCGACCTCGACGTGATGGCCCTCGACGACGACACCCCGCGGGTCCTGGGCGTGGCCCTCGAGAGGACCCGTCTGCTGCTCCTCGCGACGGCGGTCGTGCTGACCGCTGCCTCCGCGGCCGCGATCGGCCTGGTCGCCTTCGCCGGGTTGGTGGCCCCGCACGCGGCACGGGCCGTGGTCGGCTCACGACACGTCCGGGTGCTGCCCGTCGCCATGCTGATGGGGGCGATCCTGGTCGGCCTGGCCGACACCCTCGGGCGCAACGTGATCGCGCCCGACCAGGTCCCGGCCGGCCTGCTGACCGCGCTGATCGGGACGCCGTACTTCGTCTGGTTGCTCTGGCGCTCCCGGGCCTGA
- a CDS encoding carboxyl transferase domain-containing protein translates to MTSTRLSAHQLIHLVLDDGSWASWDTAPARRDVSDDYAAQLAAAADKAGTDESVITGEGRLRGRRVALLVGEFGFLAGSIGRDAADRLVAGIERATAEGLPLLAAPISGGTRMQEGTPAFVQMVRISAAIAQHKEAGLPYLVYLRNPTTGGVMASWGSLGHVTVAEPGALTGFLGPRVYEALYGKAFPDDVQTAENLYARGIIDAVLPPEALADIVDRALNILAPRHGISTVAAPAVDEIPDVDTWDAITRSRNPERPGVRRLLKFAATDVVPLNGTGQGEADPGLLIALARFGEAPCVFLGQDRRGQTTDHPMGPGALREARRGMRLAVELGLPLVTVIDTQGAALSKEAEEGGLAGEIARCLADLVTLGAPTLCLMLGEGNGGGALAFLPADRVIAAQHAWLSPLPPEGASAIVHRDVAHAPEMARAQQVHVSGLLERGVVDRIVAEKPDAAEEPETFCRRMGGVLEFELAQLLESGPGSTAARTARYL, encoded by the coding sequence GTGACCTCGACACGTCTCTCCGCACACCAGCTGATCCACCTCGTCCTCGACGACGGGTCGTGGGCCTCGTGGGACACGGCACCCGCACGTCGCGACGTCAGTGACGACTACGCGGCACAGCTGGCGGCCGCTGCCGACAAGGCGGGCACCGACGAGTCCGTGATCACCGGCGAGGGACGACTGCGCGGCAGGCGGGTGGCGCTCCTCGTCGGCGAGTTCGGCTTCCTGGCCGGCTCGATCGGCCGGGACGCCGCCGACCGCCTGGTCGCGGGCATCGAGCGCGCCACCGCGGAGGGCCTTCCCCTGCTGGCGGCACCGATCAGCGGCGGGACGCGGATGCAGGAAGGCACGCCGGCATTCGTCCAGATGGTGCGGATCAGTGCCGCGATCGCCCAGCACAAGGAGGCCGGCCTCCCCTACCTGGTCTACCTGCGGAACCCGACCACCGGTGGAGTGATGGCCTCGTGGGGATCGCTGGGCCACGTCACCGTCGCCGAGCCCGGGGCACTCACCGGCTTCCTGGGTCCGAGGGTCTACGAGGCGCTCTACGGCAAGGCGTTCCCCGACGACGTGCAGACCGCGGAGAACCTCTACGCGCGCGGCATCATCGACGCGGTCCTGCCACCCGAGGCCCTGGCCGACATCGTGGACCGCGCGCTCAACATCCTGGCACCGCGCCACGGCATCTCCACGGTCGCCGCGCCCGCCGTCGACGAGATCCCCGACGTGGACACCTGGGACGCCATCACCCGCTCGCGCAACCCGGAGCGCCCCGGCGTACGCCGCCTGCTGAAGTTTGCGGCCACCGACGTGGTTCCCCTCAACGGCACCGGCCAGGGCGAGGCCGACCCGGGCCTGCTGATCGCGCTGGCCCGCTTCGGCGAGGCACCCTGCGTGTTCCTCGGCCAGGACCGGCGCGGCCAGACCACCGACCACCCGATGGGGCCCGGCGCGCTGCGCGAGGCACGCCGGGGCATGCGCCTGGCGGTGGAGCTCGGGCTGCCGCTGGTGACCGTCATCGACACTCAGGGCGCCGCCCTCTCCAAGGAGGCGGAGGAGGGTGGCCTCGCCGGCGAGATCGCCCGGTGCCTGGCCGACCTGGTCACGCTCGGGGCACCGACGTTGTGCCTGATGCTCGGTGAGGGCAACGGCGGCGGGGCGCTCGCGTTCCTGCCCGCCGACCGGGTGATCGCCGCCCAGCACGCCTGGCTCTCCCCGCTCCCGCCCGAGGGTGCCAGCGCGATCGTGCACCGCGACGTCGCGCACGCACCCGAGATGGCGCGGGCCCAACAGGTGCACGTGTCCGGGCTGCTCGAGCGCGGCGTGGTCGATCGCATCGTCGCGGAGAAGCCCGACGCGGCCGAGGAGCCCGAGACGTTCTGCCGCCGCATGGGCGGCGTGCTCGAGTTCGAGCTGGCCCAGCTGTTGGAGAGCGGTCCCGGATCGACCGCCGCGCGGACGGCTCGCTACCTGTGA
- a CDS encoding dihydrolipoamide acetyltransferase family protein: protein MSEFLLPDVGEGLTEAEIVSWKVKVGDVIEVNDIVVEIETAKSLVELPSPYAGTVLALLVPEGEMIPVGTPIISVGDPNAESARVDGTASRGSADASSTRADSAPMEIDLSNPAASGGGEGESLVGRMKADRGPIRRPRKGSASPSTESAAATQMQVQGAFAPGGAQSDPVVEADEPAVPARSAAAAPSVETPAFVPATATDPAAARALAKPPVRKLAKELGVDLASLTPTGPNGTVTRDDVQAAVSGGGFETLAGAHSSTTGIAAAPSSTTGVPGARETREPIKGVRKMMGQAMVNSAFTIPHVTEWITVDVTRTMEFVDRLKARREFRDVKVSPLLVLARAVMLAMRRTPEINSFWDEQAQEVVYKNYVNLGIAAATPRGLVVPNVKDAEQMSLLQLAGALNKLTKTARDGRTQPAEMSGGTFTITNVGVFGVDAGTPIINPGESAILCFGSIKKKPWVDESGELCVRDVTTLALSFDHRHVDGEKGSRFIADVAGILEDPASALLF, encoded by the coding sequence GTGTCTGAATTCCTGTTGCCCGACGTCGGCGAAGGCCTGACCGAGGCCGAGATCGTCTCCTGGAAGGTGAAGGTCGGCGACGTCATCGAGGTCAACGACATCGTCGTCGAGATCGAGACCGCCAAGTCGCTGGTCGAGCTCCCCTCGCCGTACGCCGGCACCGTGCTGGCCCTGCTGGTGCCCGAGGGCGAGATGATCCCGGTCGGCACCCCGATCATCTCCGTCGGTGACCCGAACGCCGAGTCGGCACGAGTTGACGGGACCGCCTCGCGTGGTTCAGCCGACGCTTCGTCAACTCGTGCCGACTCGGCGCCGATGGAGATCGACCTGTCCAACCCGGCCGCCAGCGGTGGCGGTGAGGGCGAGAGCCTGGTCGGTCGGATGAAGGCCGACCGCGGCCCGATCCGTCGTCCGCGCAAGGGTTCCGCGTCCCCGTCCACCGAGTCGGCGGCGGCCACCCAGATGCAGGTGCAGGGCGCCTTCGCGCCCGGTGGCGCCCAGTCCGACCCGGTCGTCGAGGCCGACGAGCCGGCCGTCCCCGCACGCTCGGCCGCCGCCGCCCCGTCGGTGGAGACCCCCGCCTTCGTGCCGGCCACGGCCACGGATCCGGCCGCAGCCCGCGCCCTGGCCAAGCCGCCGGTGCGCAAGCTGGCCAAGGAGCTCGGTGTCGACCTGGCCTCGCTCACGCCGACCGGCCCCAACGGCACGGTGACCCGTGACGACGTCCAGGCCGCGGTGAGTGGTGGTGGTTTTGAGACGCTCGCTGGCGCTCACTCCTCAACCACCGGGATTGCTGCCGCGCCTTCCTCGACCACCGGCGTCCCCGGCGCCCGCGAGACCCGCGAGCCGATCAAGGGCGTCCGCAAGATGATGGGCCAGGCGATGGTGAACTCCGCGTTCACCATCCCGCACGTCACCGAGTGGATCACCGTCGACGTCACCCGCACGATGGAGTTCGTCGACCGGCTCAAGGCCCGGCGCGAGTTCCGCGACGTGAAGGTGTCGCCGCTGCTGGTGCTGGCCCGTGCGGTGATGCTGGCGATGCGTCGCACGCCGGAGATCAACTCCTTCTGGGACGAGCAGGCCCAGGAGGTGGTCTACAAGAACTACGTGAACCTCGGCATCGCCGCGGCCACCCCCCGTGGGTTGGTCGTGCCGAACGTCAAGGACGCCGAGCAGATGTCGTTGCTCCAGCTCGCCGGTGCGCTCAACAAGCTGACGAAGACCGCGCGTGACGGCAGGACCCAGCCCGCCGAGATGAGCGGTGGCACCTTCACCATCACCAACGTGGGTGTCTTCGGGGTTGACGCCGGCACGCCGATCATCAACCCGGGCGAGTCCGCGATCCTGTGCTTCGGCTCGATCAAGAAGAAGCCGTGGGTCGACGAGTCGGGTGAGCTGTGCGTGCGTGACGTGACCACGCTGGCGCTCTCGTTCGACCACCGCCACGTCGACGGCGAGAAGGGCTCGCGCTTCATCGCCGACGTCGCCGGCATTCTCGAGGACCCGGCCAGCGCGCTGCTGTTCTGA
- a CDS encoding iron-siderophore ABC transporter substrate-binding protein, with amino-acid sequence MKTLHGLALACLPLSLVLSACGTTEPARDEAPESRATGGPVSITDARGRTIELDHPATKVVSLEWMQTETLVSLGVMPVGHADGDAYNTWVANAQVDDSVKNVGNRSEPSFTEIMKTGPELVIADESGPEAIVKQLEKRDVPVLVLDTADGSRQLDLMKENVQAIAEAVGRTEEADRIIGDLEASMEAGRKAIEESDSEGMKFAMADGWAEGGTVTIRLFGDGSLMSDLAEGLGLENAWTGEVDKDWGLGTTDPEGLTALGDDVNFFYNSPIEADDVFGNQLEKNPIWNNLEFVESDHLHPLEKGVWTFGGPVSAQAFIDQVVADLTE; translated from the coding sequence TGCCTCCCCCTGTCCCTGGTCCTCTCCGCCTGCGGCACCACCGAGCCCGCAAGGGACGAGGCGCCCGAGTCGCGGGCGACCGGCGGGCCGGTCTCGATCACCGACGCCCGTGGCCGGACCATCGAGCTCGACCACCCCGCCACCAAGGTGGTCTCGCTGGAATGGATGCAGACCGAGACCCTGGTCAGCCTCGGCGTGATGCCGGTCGGTCACGCGGACGGCGACGCCTACAACACGTGGGTGGCCAACGCGCAGGTCGACGACTCCGTGAAGAACGTCGGGAACCGCAGCGAGCCCAGCTTCACCGAGATCATGAAGACCGGACCCGAGCTGGTCATCGCCGACGAGTCCGGGCCCGAGGCGATCGTCAAGCAGCTGGAGAAGCGCGACGTGCCGGTGCTGGTGCTCGACACCGCTGACGGGTCGCGCCAGCTGGACCTGATGAAGGAGAACGTCCAGGCCATTGCCGAGGCAGTGGGCAGGACGGAGGAGGCCGACCGGATCATCGGCGACCTCGAGGCGTCGATGGAGGCCGGCAGGAAGGCGATCGAGGAGAGTGACTCCGAGGGCATGAAGTTCGCGATGGCTGATGGCTGGGCCGAGGGTGGCACGGTGACCATCCGCCTCTTCGGTGATGGCTCCCTGATGTCCGACCTTGCCGAAGGGCTCGGCCTCGAGAACGCGTGGACCGGCGAGGTCGACAAGGACTGGGGCCTGGGCACCACCGACCCCGAGGGCCTCACCGCTCTCGGCGACGACGTCAACTTCTTCTACAACAGCCCGATCGAGGCCGACGACGTCTTCGGCAACCAGCTGGAGAAGAATCCGATCTGGAACAACCTCGAGTTCGTGGAGAGCGATCACCTCCACCCGCTGGAGAAGGGCGTCTGGACCTTCGGTGGACCGGTCTCCGCCCAGGCGTTCATCGACCAGGTCGTCGCGGACCTGACCGAGTGA
- a CDS encoding alpha-ketoacid dehydrogenase subunit beta: MSTRITLAKGLNMGLRKAMEKDPKVLVMGEDVGKLGGVFRITDGLQKDFGEDRVIDSPLAESGIVGTAVGMAMRGYRPVVEIQFDGFVYPAYDQIVCQVAKIHFRSKGHTKMPIVIRIPFGGGIGAVEHHSESPEAQFAHTPGLKVVACSNPVDGYWMLQQAIACDDPVIFLEPKRQYHADKAELDESQAPEPLFTSRVVRTGTDLTLLAYGPTVKTALKAADAAASEGKSIEVIDLRTLSPLDMGPVLDSVRRTGRALIVHEAHVNLGMGAEVASRITEQCFYNLEAPVLRVGGFDTPYPPSRIEEDFLPDLDRVLDAVDRSLEF; encoded by the coding sequence ATGAGCACCAGGATCACTCTCGCCAAGGGTCTCAACATGGGCCTGCGCAAGGCCATGGAGAAGGACCCCAAGGTCCTCGTCATGGGCGAGGACGTCGGCAAGCTCGGCGGCGTGTTCCGGATCACCGACGGCCTGCAGAAGGACTTCGGTGAGGACCGGGTCATCGACTCGCCGCTGGCCGAGTCCGGCATCGTCGGCACCGCGGTCGGCATGGCGATGCGCGGCTACCGTCCCGTCGTCGAGATCCAGTTCGACGGCTTCGTCTACCCGGCCTACGACCAGATCGTCTGCCAGGTCGCCAAGATCCACTTCCGGTCAAAGGGCCACACCAAGATGCCGATCGTGATCCGCATCCCCTTCGGTGGTGGCATCGGCGCCGTCGAGCACCACTCGGAGTCACCGGAGGCGCAGTTCGCGCACACCCCCGGCCTCAAGGTGGTGGCCTGCTCGAACCCGGTCGACGGCTACTGGATGCTCCAGCAGGCCATCGCCTGCGACGACCCGGTGATCTTCCTCGAGCCGAAGCGCCAGTACCACGCCGACAAGGCCGAGCTCGACGAGTCGCAGGCCCCCGAGCCGCTGTTCACCTCGCGGGTGGTCCGGACCGGCACCGACCTGACCCTGCTGGCCTACGGCCCGACGGTGAAGACCGCGCTCAAGGCCGCCGACGCCGCCGCGTCCGAGGGCAAGTCGATCGAGGTCATCGACCTGCGCACGCTCTCGCCGCTCGACATGGGCCCGGTGCTCGACTCCGTACGCCGCACCGGCCGCGCCCTGATCGTGCACGAGGCGCACGTCAACCTCGGCATGGGTGCGGAGGTCGCCTCCCGGATCACCGAGCAGTGCTTCTACAACCTCGAGGCACCGGTGCTGCGTGTCGGTGGCTTCGACACCCCCTACCCGCCGTCGCGGATCGAGGAGGACTTCCTCCCCGACCTCGACCGGGTGCTGGATGCCGTCGACCGCTCGCTCGAGTTCTGA
- a CDS encoding SDR family oxidoreductase has translation MRSYAVTGAASGIGAATTALLRQQGNRVITVDLRGADVVADLSTESGRAEAVAGVRELTDVLHGVVPCAGIAGLTGTDPALVVSVNHFGAVAFVTGLREQLAAAEASSVVLLASNSVTCQPGWETAVADRCLAGDEAGARSVATATEAVQVYPATKAALAWWARREGVRPEWIGAGIRINAVAPGLVTTAMTEELRADPELGVFADSYPSAIGRPGRAEEVAATIAFLLSDAASLVVGSVLFVDGGTDAILRPVAPVRIG, from the coding sequence GTGAGGAGCTACGCCGTCACCGGCGCCGCCTCGGGCATCGGCGCGGCCACGACCGCTCTCCTGCGCCAGCAGGGGAACCGGGTGATCACCGTGGACCTGCGTGGGGCCGACGTGGTCGCCGACCTGTCCACGGAGTCGGGGCGCGCGGAAGCCGTGGCCGGCGTACGCGAGCTGACCGACGTGCTGCACGGTGTGGTGCCGTGTGCGGGCATCGCCGGCCTGACCGGGACCGACCCTGCGCTGGTGGTGTCGGTCAACCACTTCGGAGCGGTCGCGTTCGTCACCGGCCTGCGTGAGCAGCTCGCGGCGGCGGAGGCCTCGTCGGTGGTGCTGCTCGCCTCGAACTCGGTGACCTGCCAGCCCGGTTGGGAGACCGCGGTCGCCGACCGGTGCCTGGCCGGCGACGAGGCCGGCGCCCGGTCCGTGGCCACCGCGACCGAGGCGGTGCAGGTCTATCCGGCCACCAAGGCGGCACTCGCCTGGTGGGCCAGGCGCGAGGGGGTCCGGCCCGAGTGGATCGGCGCCGGCATCCGGATCAACGCCGTGGCCCCGGGTCTGGTCACCACCGCGATGACCGAGGAGCTGCGCGCCGATCCCGAGCTCGGGGTCTTCGCCGACTCCTATCCCTCGGCCATCGGCCGTCCCGGACGAGCCGAGGAGGTCGCCGCCACCATCGCGTTCCTGCTCTCCGACGCGGCGTCACTGGTCGTGGGTTCGGTGCTCTTCGTCGACGGAGGCACCGACGCGATCCTGCGCCCGGTGGCACCCGTCCGCATCGGCTGA
- a CDS encoding serine/threonine-protein kinase, whose product MSSTRASSSRATGPSRPAARGVSSLGPGSVVGDFRIERTLGYGGMGVVHEATQLSLDRPVALKVMSGRHAVDPVMRARFAREARVQASVQSPYVVQVLAHGEHEGLLWTATQLIAGGDLAAVLRADGTPPLAVALDLVRQVAAGVADAHAVGLVHRDIKPANILLDRTGGRIRVLVADFGIARTPDSDLTETAGMLGTASYMAPELHHGVEASAASDVYALGCLLWAVLVGEAPYAWSTGDYQLMTAHIAAPVPVLVGNGREVDRLNAVLARALAKDPVARFASAADFRDAVAAV is encoded by the coding sequence ATGTCCTCGACCCGTGCCTCCTCCTCGCGCGCGACCGGTCCGTCACGGCCGGCCGCACGGGGTGTCTCGTCACTCGGCCCCGGCTCGGTGGTCGGTGACTTCCGCATCGAGCGCACCCTCGGGTACGGCGGGATGGGAGTCGTCCACGAGGCCACGCAGCTCTCGCTGGACCGGCCCGTCGCCCTCAAGGTGATGTCCGGACGCCACGCCGTCGACCCGGTGATGCGGGCCCGCTTCGCCCGCGAGGCCCGGGTGCAGGCGTCCGTGCAGTCGCCGTACGTCGTGCAGGTCCTCGCCCACGGCGAGCACGAGGGCCTGCTCTGGACGGCCACCCAGCTCATCGCGGGCGGCGACCTGGCGGCTGTGCTGCGGGCCGACGGGACGCCGCCACTGGCCGTGGCCCTGGACCTCGTCCGCCAGGTTGCGGCCGGCGTGGCCGACGCCCACGCCGTGGGACTGGTGCACCGTGACATCAAGCCCGCCAACATCCTGCTCGACCGCACAGGTGGTCGAATCAGGGTCCTCGTCGCCGACTTCGGCATTGCCCGCACGCCCGACTCCGACCTGACCGAGACCGCGGGCATGCTGGGGACGGCGTCCTACATGGCTCCGGAGCTGCACCACGGCGTGGAGGCCAGCGCAGCCAGTGACGTCTACGCACTCGGTTGCCTGCTGTGGGCGGTGCTCGTCGGCGAGGCGCCGTACGCATGGAGCACGGGTGACTACCAGCTGATGACCGCACACATCGCGGCGCCGGTCCCGGTGCTCGTCGGGAACGGCCGGGAGGTCGACCGGCTCAACGCCGTCCTGGCGCGGGCCCTGGCCAAGGACCCCGTCGCTCGCTTCGCCAGCGCCGCCGACTTCAGGGACGCGGTCGCCGCCGTCTGA
- the pdhA gene encoding pyruvate dehydrogenase (acetyl-transferring) E1 component subunit alpha — MVKVFGPSQEDGGPELVQLLTPEGERVHHDEFDLDFSADQVRGFYRDMVLTRRIDTEATALQRHGELGIWAQLLGQEAAQIGAGRALRPQDFVFPTYREHGVAWCRGVDPLDLLGLFRGVDHGRWNPNDNNFGQYTIVIGAQVLHATGYAMGMQRDGVVGTGEPERDAAVIAHFGDGASSQGDVNEGFIFAASYNAPVVFFCQNNQWAISEPIERQTRIPLYQRALGFGFPGVRVDGNDVLATYAVTQAALQRARDGQGPTLIEAYTYRMGAHTTTDDPTRYRLSDDVENWKLKDPIARVEVYLKRNGLADGGFIEAVKAEADELGVRLREGCKALPDPDPKAIWDFVYDEMPPELVEQRDAFAAYHSSFEEAH; from the coding sequence CTGGTCAAGGTCTTCGGTCCCTCACAGGAGGACGGCGGCCCTGAGCTGGTCCAGCTCCTGACCCCAGAGGGTGAGCGCGTCCACCACGACGAGTTCGATCTCGACTTCAGCGCCGACCAGGTCCGCGGCTTCTACCGCGACATGGTGCTGACCCGCCGCATCGACACCGAGGCCACCGCCCTCCAGCGCCACGGCGAGCTCGGCATCTGGGCCCAGCTGCTCGGCCAGGAGGCCGCCCAGATCGGCGCCGGCCGCGCCCTGCGCCCGCAGGACTTCGTCTTCCCGACCTACCGCGAGCACGGCGTCGCCTGGTGCCGTGGTGTCGACCCGCTCGACCTGCTCGGCCTGTTCCGCGGCGTCGACCACGGCCGCTGGAACCCCAACGACAACAACTTCGGCCAGTACACGATCGTCATCGGCGCCCAGGTCCTGCACGCCACCGGCTATGCCATGGGCATGCAGCGCGACGGCGTCGTCGGCACCGGCGAGCCCGAGCGCGACGCGGCCGTGATCGCCCACTTCGGTGACGGCGCCTCCTCGCAGGGTGACGTCAACGAGGGCTTCATCTTCGCCGCCTCCTACAACGCGCCGGTCGTGTTCTTCTGCCAGAACAACCAGTGGGCCATCTCCGAGCCGATCGAGCGCCAGACCCGCATCCCGCTCTACCAGCGTGCCCTCGGCTTCGGCTTCCCCGGCGTCCGCGTCGACGGCAACGACGTGCTGGCGACGTACGCCGTCACGCAGGCCGCACTGCAGCGGGCCCGTGACGGCCAGGGCCCGACCCTGATCGAGGCCTACACCTACCGGATGGGTGCCCACACGACCACCGACGACCCGACCCGGTACCGGCTGTCCGACGACGTGGAGAACTGGAAGCTCAAGGACCCGATCGCCCGGGTCGAGGTCTACCTCAAGCGCAACGGCCTGGCCGACGGCGGCTTCATCGAGGCGGTCAAGGCCGAGGCCGACGAGCTCGGTGTCCGGCTGCGTGAGGGCTGCAAGGCCCTGCCCGACCCCGACCCGAAGGCGATCTGGGACTTCGTCTACGACGAGATGCCCCCGGAGCTGGTCGAGCAGCGTGATGCGTTCGCGGCGTACCACTCGAGCTTTGAGGAGGCCCACTGA
- a CDS encoding helix-turn-helix domain-containing protein, with product MAIARPGHPVPHTDPTTPSPPRRRRAEVLACLKASASPVPVAEVAQRTGLHVNTARFHLDRLVEDGLAQRESEQAEAPGRPRILYSHGAAEPGPRSYRLLTDMLAGLVAALDPDGSAAASAGRTWGHRLAADQEALGGGTALARLDTVLEQVGFAQTRHHDAGGSEMRIHHCPFIEVAEQRPDVVCTLHLGLLRGVAEELAAPVDVTGLHPFARPGLCVASLRDTATRDPAPPTPPAAVP from the coding sequence ATGGCAATAGCCCGACCGGGCCATCCGGTCCCCCACACCGATCCGACCACCCCGTCGCCGCCGCGGCGCCGACGGGCCGAGGTGCTCGCCTGCCTGAAGGCCTCCGCCAGCCCCGTCCCCGTGGCGGAGGTCGCGCAGCGGACCGGCCTGCACGTCAACACCGCACGCTTCCACCTCGACCGCCTGGTCGAGGACGGGCTGGCCCAGCGAGAGTCCGAGCAGGCAGAGGCGCCCGGCCGCCCTCGGATCCTCTACTCGCACGGTGCAGCGGAACCGGGCCCGCGCAGCTACCGGCTGCTGACCGACATGCTGGCGGGGCTGGTCGCCGCACTCGACCCCGACGGGTCAGCGGCCGCCTCGGCCGGCCGGACCTGGGGGCACCGGCTCGCGGCCGACCAGGAGGCACTGGGTGGTGGCACAGCCCTCGCCCGGCTCGACACCGTGCTGGAACAGGTCGGCTTCGCGCAGACTCGTCATCACGACGCTGGAGGGTCCGAGATGCGGATCCACCACTGCCCCTTCATCGAGGTGGCCGAGCAGCGGCCCGACGTCGTCTGCACCCTTCACCTCGGGCTGCTGCGTGGAGTGGCGGAGGAGCTGGCCGCTCCGGTCGACGTCACGGGTCTCCACCCCTTCGCCCGCCCCGGCCTGTGCGTCGCGAGCCTGCGGGACACCGCGACCCGCGATCCGGCCCCGCCCACCCCACCCGCGGCCGTGCCCTAG